The following proteins come from a genomic window of Bacteroidota bacterium:
- a CDS encoding helix-turn-helix transcriptional regulator has protein sequence MNIAEKIKHFRTAKNLSQKELATSIGMDQAQYSRMESGKVEPTVSSLEKIADALDVSVAELFSEEQLTNINSYDKNVVERLRLLDELEDVEKTSIFNIIDMAITKKRLTDTLSNALNIAK, from the coding sequence ATGAACATAGCGGAAAAAATAAAGCATTTTAGAACGGCTAAAAACCTTTCTCAAAAAGAATTGGCGACTTCTATTGGTATGGATCAGGCTCAGTACAGCCGAATGGAAAGCGGTAAAGTTGAACCTACCGTATCATCTTTAGAAAAAATTGCGGATGCTTTGGATGTTTCGGTTGCTGAACTTTTTAGCGAAGAACAACTTACCAACATTAACAGCTATGATAAAAATGTAGTTGAACGCTTACGATTATTAGACGAGTTGGAAGACGTAGAAAAAACTTCTATCTTCAATATTATTGATATGGCGATTACGAAAAAACGTTTAACAGATACGCTCTCAAACGCTTTGAATATTGCAAAATAA
- the rpmD gene encoding 50S ribosomal protein L30: protein MAKIRIKQIKSKIDRPENQKRNLEALGLRKLNQTVEHEATPQILGMLRKVSHLVTTENI from the coding sequence ATGGCTAAAATTAGAATCAAACAAATCAAATCGAAAATAGACAGGCCCGAAAACCAAAAACGTAATTTGGAAGCATTGGGCTTGCGTAAACTCAATCAAACTGTTGAACACGAAGCTACTCCTCAAATATTGGGAATGCTGAGAAAAGTATCACATTTGGTAACAACTGAAAATATTTAA
- the secY gene encoding preprotein translocase subunit SecY — MKKFIETLKNIWRIEDLRYRILNTLLFLGVFRLGTFIVLPGIDPAGLEAASQKANEGLAGLINTFAGGAFSRGSIFALGIMPYISASIIIQLLTLAVPYFQRIQKEGEDGRRKINQYTRYLTIAVTTLQSIAYLVNLKNDPSTAGAIYGISPEYLGNFMWMFTNTVLLVSGTMFVLWLGEKITDKGLGNGVSLIIMVGIIARLPLALLAEFDSRFNESTGGLVVFLVEIVALVFIIMSVILLVQGTRKIPVQYAKRIVGNRQFGGSRQYLPIKINAAGVMPIIFAQAIMFIPQSIAQLVQNESLSGFLGTFLDYRGIGYNVMTALLIIIFTYFYTAISVNSKMIADDMKRNNGFIPGVKPGQATSDFIDSVMSRITLPGAIFLAFVAILPSFAASFGVNSQFAQFYGGSSLLILVGVVLDTLQQIESYLLMRHYDGLMKTGKIKGRTTQAMASA, encoded by the coding sequence ATGAAAAAATTCATAGAGACCTTAAAAAATATTTGGCGTATTGAAGATTTGCGTTATCGCATTCTCAATACACTTCTGTTTTTGGGTGTGTTCAGGCTGGGCACTTTTATAGTGCTGCCAGGTATCGATCCTGCTGGATTGGAAGCCGCCTCCCAAAAAGCAAACGAAGGTTTGGCAGGTTTAATCAACACCTTTGCTGGTGGTGCCTTTTCGAGGGGCTCCATTTTCGCATTAGGAATTATGCCCTATATCTCTGCTAGTATCATTATACAATTACTAACACTTGCAGTTCCCTACTTCCAACGTATCCAAAAAGAAGGTGAAGACGGACGTAGAAAAATCAATCAGTACACACGTTACCTCACTATAGCCGTTACCACATTACAATCAATCGCATACTTAGTTAATTTAAAGAACGATCCATCTACTGCTGGTGCCATTTATGGTATAAGTCCTGAATATTTAGGTAACTTCATGTGGATGTTTACTAATACCGTATTACTCGTTTCGGGGACCATGTTTGTGCTTTGGCTGGGTGAAAAAATTACCGATAAAGGATTAGGCAATGGCGTATCACTAATTATTATGGTAGGTATCATTGCACGTTTACCACTTGCACTACTTGCAGAATTCGACTCACGATTTAATGAATCAACAGGGGGATTGGTGGTATTCTTGGTCGAAATTGTGGCACTCGTGTTTATTATAATGAGCGTAATTCTTCTGGTGCAAGGCACTCGAAAGATCCCAGTGCAATATGCAAAACGTATTGTAGGCAATCGTCAGTTTGGAGGCTCACGTCAGTATTTGCCTATCAAGATAAATGCTGCAGGAGTAATGCCCATCATCTTTGCCCAGGCTATCATGTTTATTCCACAGTCAATTGCCCAGCTTGTCCAAAACGAATCGTTATCAGGATTCCTCGGTACATTTTTAGATTATCGAGGGATTGGTTACAATGTAATGACCGCTCTTTTAATCATAATATTTACGTACTTCTACACTGCCATATCGGTCAATTCTAAAATGATTGCGGATGATATGAAACGAAATAACGGCTTTATTCCGGGAGTAAAACCCGGGCAAGCTACCTCCGACTTTATTGACTCAGTAATGTCTAGAATAACATTGCCAGGTGCCATATTTTTAGCATTTGTAGCTATTCTTCCATCATTTGCAGCATCATTTGGAGTTAACAGCCAGTTTGCCCAATTCTATGGTGGATCCTCATTGCTTATACTGGTAGGTGTGGTATTAGATACCTTGCAGCAGATAGAAAGTTACCTACTGATGAGGCACTATGACGGGTTGATGAAAACAGGTAAAATAAAAGGACGGACTACGCAGGCCATGGCCTCAGCTTAA
- the rpsE gene encoding 30S ribosomal protein S5 — translation MSNDNVKKVRTSELELKERLVHVNRVAKVTKGGRTFSFSAIVVVGDGKGIVGHGLGKAMEVSDAISKGVEDAKKNLIKVPIINGSVPHEENGKYSGGRVFLKPAAHGTGVIAGGAMRAVLESAGITDVLAKSKGSSNPHNVVKATIAALSKMRDAASVATSRGISMKQVFNG, via the coding sequence ATGTCGAACGATAACGTAAAAAAAGTAAGAACCAGCGAACTAGAACTCAAAGAGAGACTGGTTCACGTTAACCGCGTAGCTAAGGTTACCAAAGGAGGCCGTACCTTTAGCTTCTCAGCTATTGTTGTGGTAGGCGATGGTAAAGGCATCGTAGGGCACGGATTAGGTAAGGCAATGGAGGTAAGCGACGCTATTTCAAAAGGCGTTGAAGATGCTAAAAAGAACCTAATTAAAGTGCCTATTATCAATGGTTCAGTTCCTCATGAAGAAAATGGCAAATATTCGGGGGGCAGAGTATTCTTGAAACCAGCCGCACATGGCACAGGCGTAATAGCCGGTGGTGCTATGCGTGCAGTTCTTGAGAGTGCTGGTATCACCGATGTATTGGCTAAATCAAAAGGATCTTCAAATCCCCACAATGTGGTGAAAGCCACAATAGCTGCCCTTAGCAAAATGCGTGATGCAGCAAGTGTTGCAACAAGCAGAGGAATTTCAATGAAACAAGTTTTTAACGGTTGA
- the ykgO gene encoding type B 50S ribosomal protein L36, with translation MKVRASIKKRSVDCKVVRRKGKLYIINKKNPKFKQRQG, from the coding sequence ATGAAAGTTAGAGCCTCAATAAAAAAACGCAGTGTTGATTGCAAAGTGGTTCGCCGCAAGGGGAAACTCTATATCATCAACAAAAAGAATCCAAAATTTAAACAAAGACAAGGTTAA
- the rpsD gene encoding 30S ribosomal protein S4, producing MARYLGSKTKIARRFREPIFGPDKALERRMYPPGQHGQTRKRTKQSEYSIQLNEKQKVKYTYGVLEKQFARTFHMASVAKGVTGENLLKFLEARLDNTVFRLGIAPTRNGARQLVSHRHITVNGGVVNIPSYQLKAGDVIAIREKSKTLEVIVDCIQGKNIKRFNWLEWDLKLLTGKFLSYPDRDQIPENIKEQLIVELYSK from the coding sequence ATGGCAAGATATTTAGGATCTAAAACAAAGATAGCCCGTCGTTTTCGCGAACCCATTTTCGGACCCGACAAAGCATTGGAGAGGCGTATGTACCCTCCTGGGCAGCACGGACAAACCCGTAAGCGTACCAAACAGTCGGAATACTCCATTCAGTTGAATGAGAAGCAAAAAGTAAAATACACCTATGGTGTTTTGGAAAAACAATTTGCCCGTACTTTCCACATGGCGTCAGTAGCCAAAGGTGTTACAGGTGAAAACCTTTTGAAATTTTTGGAAGCCCGTTTGGACAATACCGTTTTTCGTTTGGGCATTGCCCCAACTCGTAACGGTGCACGTCAGTTGGTTTCACACCGTCATATTACGGTTAACGGTGGTGTGGTTAATATCCCTTCCTATCAGTTAAAAGCTGGCGATGTAATCGCTATCAGAGAAAAATCAAAAACATTGGAAGTAATAGTTGATTGCATACAAGGCAAAAACATCAAACGTTTTAACTGGCTTGAGTGGGATTTGAAACTATTAACAGGTAAATTCTTAAGCTACCCCGATAGGGATCAAATTCCTGAAAACATCAAGGAACAATTAATCGTCGAATTATACTCTAAATAA
- the rpsK gene encoding 30S ribosomal protein S11, with amino-acid sequence MATNKKVSKKRTVVVESIGQVHIKSTFNNCIVTVTNSTGQVISWSSSGKNGFKGSKKNTPYAALVSTTDCAKVAFDLGLRKVDVFVKGPGSGRDSAIRTLANAGIEVLSIKDVTPMPHNGCRPPKRRRV; translated from the coding sequence ATGGCTACCAATAAAAAAGTATCAAAAAAACGGACAGTTGTAGTTGAAAGCATCGGACAAGTGCATATCAAGTCCACTTTCAACAATTGTATAGTAACTGTAACCAACAGCACAGGCCAAGTTATTTCATGGTCTTCGTCTGGCAAAAATGGTTTTAAAGGATCTAAAAAGAACACTCCCTATGCAGCATTGGTATCAACTACCGATTGTGCCAAGGTAGCATTCGACCTAGGTTTACGCAAAGTGGATGTTTTTGTAAAAGGTCCCGGCTCAGGTCGCGACTCTGCTATCAGAACATTGGCCAATGCAGGAATCGAAGTACTGTCTATAAAAGATGTAACACCTATGCCTCACAATGGTTGCAGGCCCCCAAAACGTAGAAGGGTATAA
- the rplQ gene encoding 50S ribosomal protein L17, producing MRHNKSFNHLGRTSSHRKAMLSNMASSLIMHKSITTTVAKAKALRPYVEKLITKAKEDNMHNRRIVFSYLQSKFSTKEIFGAVAEKVATRPGGYTRILKTGNRLGDNAEMCMMELVDFNEYYQKADTTKKTAAKRTRRAGSTAKPKDTAPAAEPTKTEEAESNEVADTTEE from the coding sequence ATGAGACACAATAAATCATTTAACCACCTGGGACGCACCAGTAGCCACCGTAAGGCTATGTTAAGCAATATGGCTTCATCGCTCATTATGCACAAGAGCATCACTACCACAGTGGCCAAGGCAAAAGCTTTACGCCCTTATGTAGAGAAGTTGATTACCAAAGCCAAGGAAGACAATATGCATAACCGCCGTATTGTGTTCAGTTACTTGCAAAGTAAGTTCAGCACCAAGGAGATTTTTGGTGCAGTAGCCGAGAAAGTAGCAACACGCCCCGGAGGCTATACCCGCATACTTAAAACAGGCAACCGCCTAGGCGACAATGCCGAAATGTGTATGATGGAATTGGTTGACTTTAATGAGTATTACCAAAAAGCTGATACTACCAAGAAAACAGCAGCCAAACGTACCCGCCGTGCTGGTAGCACTGCCAAACCTAAGGACACTGCTCCTGCCGCTGAGCCTACCAAAACTGAAGAAGCTGAAAGCAACGAAGTTGCTGATACTACTGAAGAATAA
- the infA gene encoding translation initiation factor IF-1 has protein sequence MSKLGVIKQDGIIVEALSNAMFRVRLENGHEIICHISGKMRMHYIKILPGDKVSLEMSPYDLTKGRITYRYK, from the coding sequence ATGAGCAAACTCGGAGTAATAAAACAAGACGGAATAATCGTGGAAGCATTGTCAAATGCAATGTTCCGTGTACGTCTTGAAAATGGCCACGAGATTATCTGTCATATATCAGGTAAAATGAGGATGCACTATATCAAAATTTTGCCTGGCGATAAGGTTTCACTAGAAATGTCGCCATACGATTTGACCAAAGGACGAATAACATATAGATACAAATAA
- a CDS encoding type II toxin-antitoxin system RelE/ParE family toxin translates to MSFDIIATEPFERKLKRLAKKHKSLKADLLEVINELEENPTLGTPIGKECYKIRFVITSKGKGKSGGARMITYVRIINNAVFLMDIYDKSEQATISDKDLQELIEMLAE, encoded by the coding sequence ATGAGCTTTGACATCATTGCTACCGAGCCTTTTGAAAGAAAACTAAAAAGGCTTGCTAAAAAACACAAATCACTTAAAGCTGATTTACTTGAAGTGATTAACGAACTAGAAGAAAACCCAACGCTCGGCACTCCTATTGGTAAAGAATGCTATAAAATACGCTTTGTCATTACCAGTAAAGGCAAGGGCAAAAGTGGTGGTGCAAGAATGATTACTTACGTTCGCATTATTAACAATGCCGTCTTTTTAATGGATATTTACGACAAATCCGAACAAGCTACAATTTCTGATAAAGATTTGCAAGAGCTTATTGAAATGTTGGCGGAGTGA
- a CDS encoding deaminase domain-containing protein, which produces MVNGSSVENKIWLSGEAKIELEPQIFTAINVEGGGGRTWLRNTDSEYKMLNKLASDLGGAQGVVKANIAGEIKIISELPYCASCQGIIKQFNEMFPNVKLILVDGAK; this is translated from the coding sequence GTGGTTAATGGTTCTTCTGTCGAGAATAAAATTTGGTTAAGTGGAGAAGCTAAAATTGAATTAGAACCTCAAATATTTACAGCAATTAATGTTGAAGGTGGTGGCGGAAGAACTTGGTTAAGAAATACAGATTCAGAGTATAAAATGCTGAACAAATTAGCAAGTGATTTAGGTGGAGCACAAGGTGTTGTAAAAGCTAATATTGCAGGTGAAATAAAAATAATTTCCGAATTGCCCTATTGTGCATCCTGCCAAGGTATCATAAAGCAATTCAATGAAATGTTTCCTAACGTAAAATTAATTCTAGTCGATGGAGCAAAATAA
- the rpsM gene encoding 30S ribosomal protein S13 has translation MARIAGVDLPKNKHGEIGLTYIYGIGPATARKILATNSIDFNKKVQDWDDDDLNAIRKHISENLKIEGELRSEVQLNIKRLLDIGCYRGLRHRKGLPVRGQRTKTNSRTRKGKRRTVAGKKKTPAK, from the coding sequence ATGGCAAGGATTGCAGGGGTAGATTTACCCAAAAACAAACACGGTGAGATAGGACTCACCTATATTTACGGTATTGGCCCTGCCACTGCCCGTAAGATATTGGCAACCAATAGTATTGATTTCAATAAGAAAGTTCAAGACTGGGACGATGATGACCTTAATGCTATTCGTAAACACATTTCGGAAAACCTAAAGATTGAAGGCGAACTTCGTAGTGAAGTGCAACTTAATATCAAAAGGCTACTCGATATCGGCTGTTACAGAGGGCTGAGACACCGTAAAGGACTACCAGTTCGCGGACAACGTACCAAAACCAACTCTCGTACCCGTAAAGGAAAACGTAGGACAGTTGCAGGAAAGAAGAAAACACCAGCTAAATAA
- a CDS encoding DNA-directed RNA polymerase subunit alpha — protein MSILAFQKPDRVIMHKDTDSYGLFEFRPLEKGYGQTIGNSLRRILLSSLEGYAITSVKINGVDHEFSSVKGVVEDVMDIILNLKQVRFKATQKGVDQEKIFLTVKNKETFTAGDLNKFTNNFVVLNTELPICHMEKGTTLEVELTIEKGRGYVPADENKPKDAAIGLIPIDAIYTPIKNVKYSVEDFRVEQKTDYEKLTLEISTDGSIHPEDALKEAAKILIQHFMLFSDENIAIESAVREQVAEVDDNFVAQRKILKTPLSDLDLSVRAYNCLKAAEIKTLSELVSYNIEDLLKFRNFGKKSLSELDELVREKNLSFGMDLTKFKLHED, from the coding sequence ATGTCAATATTAGCATTTCAAAAACCCGATCGGGTAATTATGCATAAAGACACAGACTCTTATGGTCTGTTTGAATTTCGTCCACTTGAGAAAGGCTATGGTCAAACCATCGGCAACTCTCTACGTCGTATTCTACTTTCATCACTAGAAGGCTATGCCATTACCAGTGTGAAAATTAATGGTGTCGATCATGAATTTAGCAGCGTGAAAGGCGTTGTAGAAGATGTGATGGACATTATCCTAAACCTTAAACAAGTGCGTTTCAAAGCCACCCAAAAAGGTGTTGACCAAGAGAAGATTTTCCTTACTGTTAAAAACAAGGAAACATTTACTGCTGGCGACCTAAACAAGTTCACAAACAACTTTGTGGTACTTAATACCGAATTGCCTATTTGCCACATGGAAAAAGGCACTACCTTAGAAGTAGAACTTACTATCGAAAAAGGTCGTGGCTATGTTCCTGCTGATGAGAACAAACCTAAAGATGCTGCTATTGGCTTAATACCAATCGATGCTATCTATACCCCCATTAAAAACGTGAAATACTCAGTTGAAGATTTCAGGGTGGAGCAAAAAACCGACTACGAAAAACTAACATTAGAGATAAGCACCGATGGGTCTATTCACCCAGAAGATGCTTTGAAAGAAGCTGCCAAAATATTGATACAACACTTTATGTTGTTCAGTGATGAGAACATTGCTATCGAATCAGCAGTGAGAGAGCAAGTAGCTGAAGTTGATGACAACTTCGTAGCACAACGCAAAATATTGAAAACCCCATTAAGCGATTTAGACCTAAGCGTAAGAGCATACAACTGCCTGAAAGCTGCCGAGATCAAAACCCTTTCTGAGTTGGTGAGCTATAACATAGAAGACTTATTGAAGTTCCGTAACTTTGGTAAAAAATCTTTGAGCGAACTTGATGAGCTTGTTCGTGAAAAGAACCTGAGCTTTGGTATGGACTTAACCAAATTTAAACTACACGAAGACTAA
- the rplO gene encoding 50S ribosomal protein L15 has translation MELHNLKPAEGATKKDKRIGRGTGSGRGGTATKGHKGAQSRSGYSAKAGFEGGQMPLQRRLPKFGFTNINRIEHTGINLDTLQRLVDTKKITEFNLEVFYKNGLTSKNDLVKILGRGELKSAVNISVHAITATAKEQVEKLGGKIEIIKSYK, from the coding sequence ATGGAATTACACAATTTAAAACCCGCCGAAGGAGCTACTAAGAAGGACAAGCGTATTGGTCGCGGTACAGGATCAGGCAGAGGTGGAACAGCTACCAAAGGTCACAAAGGAGCACAATCGCGTTCTGGTTATTCTGCCAAGGCTGGTTTCGAAGGGGGGCAAATGCCACTTCAACGCCGCTTGCCTAAATTTGGTTTTACAAATATCAACCGCATTGAGCACACAGGCATTAACTTAGATACCTTGCAAAGATTGGTGGACACTAAAAAAATCACCGAATTTAATTTGGAAGTATTCTATAAAAATGGGCTCACTTCAAAAAATGATTTGGTGAAGATATTAGGTCGTGGGGAACTTAAATCAGCCGTCAATATTAGCGTTCACGCTATAACTGCAACTGCAAAAGAGCAAGTTGAAAAACTAGGTGGTAAAATAGAAATTATCAAGTCTTACAAATGA